TCAGGACAACGGTTGGCCCACTGCTCTCACCGCTGCTTTTAGGAGAAAGATACTAGGCAATTTAGAAGTCTAAAGAGCTTTAGGGGCAGACACTTCAGAATCCCTGTTCTGTGGCAGGCGCGCCACCAAACGAAAAGGGTGAATCACTAAGGGAGACACTGCAACAGCGTGCCTGAAGCAAAGTGTAGTAGATGTCGTGATGCCGCGCCACTCGCCGAGAAGAGTACTGCAACAGCAACGCGCAGCAAAGCACTTACGTGAGCCAGCGCTGCAAAGATGAGGGCTGAGGAGGTGTAGCAAGCAAaacgcgaaaaaaaaaaaaacaataTATtagcacagacacgcacaaatAAGCGGAAGTTGGTGGCCTCACTCATCGTCAAATCCTTGGGTGATGTTCACATGCGCGTGCACCGCGTACCTCTTTGTCCTCCTTTGAAAACGTCACTAGACCGCCGCTCAAGTGAAGCGGGATCCTTCAGCTGCGAGATTAACGGGCACCTTACGCAGTACGAGTAGTCCCTcatgaaaacaaaaagaaaccACTGCAGCTGGGGCGCTTATTTCCGTGACAACTTCTGTATGTGTTGTGCTAGCGTTTGCTTTACCTGAGAGTTGCTGAAGAGGTTGTAGAAGCTGACAGTGTCCTGGGTACGAAGATCTTCGGTGCAGAGCGGGGCTAGGAGGTGACGACGCGACATGTCCTTGATCATCCAatacggcgctgctgaggggAGTTCTAGCAGCTTCTCCATGAACTGCAGACACGGCACAACAGCCTCATCGTGGTGCTCTACAATCTCATCTACGAGTCCTACCTGCAAGGCCTTGTCAGCTGACAGCAGTAAGCCCAAGGAGAGCAACTCCTCAGCTTTGCGAAAGCCCACGACATGCTCCATGGAACCAGCCACGTATGGCGGCACCACAAAGCCGTgctgggcggcggcgatacCAATCATCAAGTCCACTGGCTTTGTGGGATGCCGCCTTGCCATGACGCGGTAGTCAGAAGCAAGAGCGATGATGCAtcccgctgcggcagcgtgccCGTTAATGGCGCTCACTAGTGGCACCGGCAAGGAATGAAAGGTTCTGAAGAGCTGCTGGAACTGCCCCCAATAGTGCGCAAATCGATCCCTCGAGAGGTTTGTGTTGAGTTCGTTGAGATCAAGACCGGCACAAAAGATGCCCGGGGTCTTAGAGGTGAGGACAATTCCTCTGCATTGGGACTTCTCTGGGTTGCACACATCCTGAATCGTCTGCAGAAGGGCTGAAATGAATTCGGATGTCAGCACATTAGCGCGGCCATTGTTCATCTCGAGAAGCACCACCTTCTCAAGCGGCGACTCTCGCACGACGACGAGATCAGCTGTGTCGGACATGCTTGCAGTAGTCGAGCACGCACGCCAAAGCTGTGGGCGCACATAGAAGGACGGACGACGGCATCTCATGTCTGTTTCGCGTAACTGGGCATCGCACACCGCAGCAAGTCCTGCCAAACAACGGGAAGGGAGAAGTGCAACGAGTAGAATGAGTTAGGGGAGCAGGAAAACGGGAGACACTGTAGGTGATCAGCGCAGAGATGTAAATGGTGCACCATAACGGCGACGCTACCACGAGACTCCAGGTCACCATCAAAGGTGCGCAGCTGAACCTCTTAATTTCC
This Leishmania panamensis strain MHOM/PA/94/PSC-1 chromosome 29 sequence DNA region includes the following protein-coding sequences:
- a CDS encoding 3,2-trans-enoyl-CoA isomerase, mitochondrial precursor-like protein (TriTrypDB/GeneDB-style sysID: LpmP.29.0010); translated protein: MRCRRPSFYVRPQLWRACSTTASMSDTADLVVVRESPLEKVVLLEMNNGRANVLTSEFISALLQTIQDVCNPEKSQCRGIVLTSKTPGIFCAGLDLNELNTNLSRDRFAHYWGQFQQLFRTFHSLPVPLVSAINGHAAAAGCIIALASDYRVMARRHPTKPVDLMIGIAAAQHGFVVPPYVAGSMEHVVGFRKAEELLSLGLLLSADKALQVGLVDEIVEHHDEAVVPCLQFMEKLLELPSAAPYWMIKDMSRRHLLAPLCTEDLRTQDTVSFYNLFSNSQVKQTLAQHIQKLSRK